In Anoplopoma fimbria isolate UVic2021 breed Golden Eagle Sablefish chromosome 7, Afim_UVic_2022, whole genome shotgun sequence, the DNA window ctgttgctgctgctgctgctgctccagcatgACTTCACAGGTCCGTCCCAGTTCTCCCAATTTGACCTTGGCGTACTCAGCCCTGTTCAGTGCCATCTGACAGTCCTTCCTGGCAGAATAAGTGGAACCCTCATGAGGCTGACCGGTAGCTacctgtggggggggggacaggatAATTACTGCTTTGTTCCGCTGCTCCCAACACGATGTACTTGtagtttttaagaaaaatgaccCAATTTAAATCCCAAAAATGATCCGTTGCAGTGGTCTAAAGAGTCATAAagcataaatataaaacaccAATACTACTGTGTCTCTGACCTGTGTGAGGTAGCGGATCTGGCTGCTCAGTTCGCTCTCTACTCGGTTGACAGAGCCCTGGAACTGGACCAGCTGTCTGTCCAGCAGGCTGGcgttgtgtttgtctttagacAGTTCCAGTATTATGTTACCTGCCGGAGAAGCGTACAGCAACATATTCACCTTTATTATGACCAGACATTTTAATAATGCCAAAAACATGATTTCACACTAATACACAAATACCTAAAACAATCAtcaattgtgttgtttttttgtcactaaGGGGCAACAAAACAAGCTCTTAGCACAAAATCTGACACTCATCAAGCTATTAACAGTAGTTTAGTTAGCAAAGAGTTAtacaaactttttaaaatactatacaCATCCAGAAGCCACAGAGCAACATAATCATTCTTTTGGAGCCATGTTTGTGTCCACATGGTGAATGttagtccaatattcacttgctcttttagctctgtttttggtctccaccatctttCTGAGCAAGATagctgtctctttagctgctaaatccTTCTCTTTGTACACCAGCTAGCTAACTGCAAAACACCATGAGCGTTCATAtaagtcatttgatccattgatgataaaaaatgttgattagtGCAGCGTTTATGATCGCCTCTGTGCTGTTTGGTGTCCTCACCGGCGCACTGCAGGATCGTCGCTATCTCCTTCTCCACGTCCTCCAGAGCTCGGAGCCGCTCATTAGCCATGTGTGGGCAGGAAACGGATACAACCGGTAGCTCTCCAAGAACGAGCACTGCTGTAGTCCACGCGGTGCAGTGCACACAGTAGTGACACGGAGCACGCAGCTCGGTGTGGACAGGACGAGCTTAATGTGCTTTACTTGGTCCACCTCTAAAAGACTGGAGCGTGAGCGTCTGAAGCTGCACATCAACAAAGAAGTGACTAAATCGACGTCACTCCGTCGCATGCTTGTGACGTCCGCTtggcagagagaggaaagatgGCTACATCGGCTTGGCTGCGTGGTCCATCTGCTATGCGACTAACGGAGGGCCTGGTGTCGGTTCTGAAAGAACAGCGTCCAGAGTATTTACCCGCCCTGTTGGCCAACTACAGAGAGCACGGCGTGTTTCAGACGCAGGTAGAGTCCCCCCCCGGCCCGGAGAGGCACGTTAGCCTGGAGGCTAGTTACCTGTTAGCCTGCTACACGCGTTGTTACTCACTGAGCGAACATCTGGAAAGActgcaggtgctgctgtgtttgtgaacTTATACTAGAAGTATGTATTTTAACACCTGCATTTATGTCTGCAGGGCGGGAGCGCCGTCGGGGGTCTCGTGGGTTTCAGCAATGCCAAACTGGGCTCGAGCAAGACCAGGTGAGAAaatccattttattattttaaagccCGTTATCACAATAGTTCAACAAGGTAAACGTTTAGTATTGACACTCGGtattagtaaaataataaatgtaaaaatgtaaatcgtCATAATATTTTATGTCATTGCTAAACTTATGTTTTGTATTTCGGTATTATATTAATGGTAATCTCATTGTTGCCTGTATTACTTGAACTAGTAAAGTTCAGTGACTTTATCCATCCAGTGAAAAAAGTGCTAAATataaaccctaaaaaaaaaatgtggcctATTTCAAACGCACGAGGAActgatatattaaaaaaaaaaaaaaaaaacttatagAATGGCTAAAGGTCCTTCATGGAACACTCCCACCATTTATCTAccatcagtttgtttgtttttatgagagGGGACCATTGTGAACAGTTTGCTGCATTTTTATTCCTATTTAGGGGTGGGTGTCATGAAATGTTTTCGATACTAGTCATGTCAAAGTTTGAACACCAGAGCTATACCTTTCTGATACCttactttgaatatttttcCATGGACATAAGTATGGGTTGCTCATTAATATCTGCCCAGATGCCTGCTCATCAAAAATAACACTAGTTGTCTAAACACCAGTACCAATCAGGAACTTATTATCTATCGAATAATAAGTAAATGTGATTACAAATCAGACCAGGTATTTGATGCTTGTTGGTTCCTAAAAAGTAGTGATGTTCCAATAGCCAACAGGCATATTTATTgatcaaattacatttatgaaaatgaatccTAGAGAAACGGTTCTGACCTAAATCACATTAGATAATGTTTAAACATTGTCTATTGTTTCAAAACGGCTtgttatattaataatgtattatatatatatatatatatatatatatatatatatatatatatatatatatatatatacacgcaATAGCacttttcatttctattttatatctATTTCTATCTATTTACATAAACAGATAAAGGTATGAAGTTACCACATGTCATCTACCTTATGTTttcaatgtcaaaatgtcattttcaaatcTAGATGATTTTATTGTAGCATTAAAGAAGATATAaaagtatatttacatttatagtcaaacatttttgaacattcaaggttatatatatattgatccAATTTTGTAACCATATAAAAGTAAtgacaaataacacaaaactgTGGTGTAAGTCGCAGCATGGAGACAACATCTCTTTtatatcctgtgtgtgtgtgtgtgtgtgtgtaggtttgaGGGGCTCTGCCTGCTCTCTATGCTGGTTAAGGACAGCTCCAGTGAGCTCTTCCAGCAGCAATGCGTTTCCTGGCTGCGCTCCCTGCAGCAGGTCATACAGGTATGATTCCTACGAACACACAAACCCGGAGTTGTCAGTCTTCTATAAAATCTGAATTATGGCTAACCTGAAAGCCTCCCTCTTTTTCTGGTTTCAGTCTCAGGCCCCGGTTCAGACCATCCAGCTGGCGGTGAACATTCTGAAGGATCTTCTGCAGTACTCGTCCCAACTGGCCGAGCTCGCCAGGGAGGTCGGCCTCAACTCCATCCTGGGCATCCTCACGTCTCTGCTGGGCCTCAAGACAGAGGTGAGGAGTGCCACAGAACGTTGCAGATTAACATTTAACATCCAGAA includes these proteins:
- the med11 gene encoding mediator of RNA polymerase II transcription subunit 11; the protein is MANERLRALEDVEKEIATILQCAGNIILELSKDKHNASLLDRQLVQFQGSVNRVESELSSQIRYLTQVATGQPHEGSTYSARKDCQMALNRAEYAKVKLGELGRTCEVMLEQQQQQQQQQQQQQQQQQQQQQQQQQQQQQQT